Proteins co-encoded in one Kocuria flava genomic window:
- the rpsT gene encoding 30S ribosomal protein S20: MANIKSQKKRILTNEKSRLRNNAYKSELKTLVRRVDEAVASADKETAQDALRTVSRKLDKAVSKGVLHKNNAANKKSGLAKRVGAL; encoded by the coding sequence GTGGCCAACATCAAGTCCCAGAAGAAGCGCATTCTCACCAACGAGAAGTCCCGCCTGCGCAACAACGCCTACAAGTCCGAGCTGAAGACCCTGGTCCGCCGGGTCGACGAGGCCGTGGCCTCCGCCGACAAGGAGACCGCCCAGGACGCCCTGCGCACCGTCTCCCGCAAGCTCGACAAGGCCGTGAGCAAGGGCGTGCTGCACAAGAACAACGCGGCCAACAAGAAGTCCGGTCTCGCCAAGCGCGTCGGCGCGCTCTGA
- the holA gene encoding DNA polymerase III subunit delta produces MTPARRPAPATGPTWRDVEPAPLVLLTGPEDYLAARARDRVRTLLRERRGPVEQSVVDASAYAPGQLAALASPSLFDDAKLIHVTGLAAMNDDMLADGLAYAAAPDPDVVVVWEHSGGNRGKKLLDALRAAGAQVVECRPLKNDRDKSEFVLSEFRSHRRRIDPDAARALAAAVGSSTAELAAACAQLLSDGPATITFDDVEKYYGGRVEATAFKVADAALAGRTEAALKLWRQALDTGVDPVPMVGALAAKLRTIAQVHGTSGGSARLAQRVGSAPWQVERAQEEGRRFAEADLVRMLGALAEADAQVKGEGRDPAYAVERAITTIALSGRH; encoded by the coding sequence ATGACCCCCGCACGCCGTCCCGCCCCGGCCACCGGACCCACGTGGCGCGACGTCGAGCCCGCCCCGCTCGTCCTGCTCACCGGGCCCGAGGACTACCTCGCCGCACGCGCCCGCGACCGCGTGCGCACCCTGCTCAGGGAGCGGCGCGGTCCCGTCGAGCAGAGCGTCGTCGACGCCTCCGCCTACGCCCCCGGCCAGCTCGCGGCGCTCGCGAGCCCGTCCCTGTTCGACGACGCGAAGCTCATCCACGTCACCGGTCTCGCCGCGATGAACGACGACATGCTCGCGGACGGGCTCGCCTACGCGGCCGCCCCCGACCCGGACGTCGTGGTCGTGTGGGAGCACTCCGGCGGCAACCGCGGCAAGAAGCTGCTGGACGCCCTCAGGGCCGCCGGCGCGCAGGTCGTGGAGTGCCGGCCGCTGAAGAACGACCGGGACAAGAGCGAGTTCGTGCTCAGCGAGTTCCGGTCCCACCGGCGCCGGATCGACCCGGACGCCGCTCGCGCCCTGGCCGCGGCCGTGGGCAGCAGCACGGCCGAGCTCGCCGCGGCCTGCGCGCAGCTGCTCTCGGACGGCCCGGCGACGATCACCTTCGACGACGTCGAGAAGTACTACGGGGGCCGGGTCGAGGCCACGGCGTTCAAGGTCGCCGACGCCGCCCTGGCCGGGCGCACCGAGGCGGCGCTGAAGCTGTGGCGCCAGGCGCTGGACACCGGGGTGGACCCGGTGCCCATGGTCGGGGCGCTGGCCGCGAAGCTGCGCACGATCGCGCAGGTCCACGGCACCAGCGGGGGGTCGGCCCGGCTCGCCCAGCGCGTGGGGTCCGCCCCGTGGCAGGTGGAGCGCGCCCAGGAGGAGGGGCGGCGCTTCGCCGAGGCGGACCTGGTGCGGATGCTCGGGGCGCTGGCGGAGGCCGACGCCCAGGTCAAGGGGGAGGGGCGCGATCCCGCCTACGCCGTCGAGCGGGCGATCACCACGATCGCGCTCTCCGGCCGGCACTGA